One Rosa chinensis cultivar Old Blush chromosome 5, RchiOBHm-V2, whole genome shotgun sequence genomic region harbors:
- the LOC112164375 gene encoding protein NRT1/ PTR FAMILY 7.1 yields the protein MMTGNNNKGVAESSEVLNRSSNDIEQKRNSHENKQQSNFHEIQLKKHSHDSTEEKRDSHDTEENRNSHGTEEKTNSNSHDIEEKTNSHENEGKIDSHEGDEPPEKGIITTRSPNAPSPIRKRRGGWKLAILLLANQGLATLAFFGVGVNLVLFLVRVLEQSNAVAANNVSKWTGTVYLFSLVGAFLSDSYWGRYLTCAVFQVFFVMGLGLMSLTSWLFLIHPSGCGDGEKLCNPPSKAGVILFYLSIYLVAFGYGGHQPTIATFGADQFDEADPEQQSSRAVFFSYFYFALNVGCLFSNTILVYYEDHGYWNIGFLVSLGSAVIALLSYLMGSSRYRYIKPCGNPLPRVAQVFVAAARKWHVVPADPDNLYEMEGKESAIKGSRKILHSNEIEFLDKAATITDRDQNEKNPWRLCTVTQVEEAKCVLKLLPIWLCTIIYSVIFTQMASLFVEQGDVMHAQIGNFHIPAASMSAFDICSVLISTGIYRQVLVPLAGRLSGNPKGLSELQRMGIGLIIGMLAMVAAGATEIARLQYVEQGKKVSSLSIFWQIPQYVFVGVSEVFMYVGQLEFFNGEAPDGIKSFGSSLCMASISLGNYVSSMLVAMVMGITARGSDPGWIPNNLNEGHMDRFYFLIAGLTVLDFAFYLYLAKRYKYINLEGPENEEVSQESQDDEVLRSV from the exons ATGATGACAGGAAACAACAACAAAGGTGTTGCAGAATCATCAGAAGTTCTGAATAGAAGCTCTAATGACATTGAACAGAAGAGAAACTCGCACGAAAACAAACAGCAGAGTAATTTTCATGAaattcaattgaagaaacaCTCTCATGATAGTACTGAAGAGAAAAGGGACTCACATGATACTGAAGAGAATAGGAACTCTCACGGTACTGAAGAGAAAACCAACTCCAACTCTCATGATATTGAAGAAAAGACCAACTCTCATGAAAATGAAGGGAAGATCGACTCCCATGAAGGTGATGAACCACCTGAGAAAGGGATAATCACTACTAGAAGTCCCAATGCACCAAGCCCTATTagaaagagaagaggaggaTGGAAACTTGCAATTCTCTTGCTAG CAAATCAAGGCCTAGCAACACTAGCTTTCTTTGGTGTTGGTGTGAACTTGGTTTTGTTTCTAGTCAGAGTTCTTGAACAATCAAATGCCGTAGCGGCCAACAATGTTAGCAAGTGGACTGGAACAGTTTATCTGTTCTCTCTGGTTGGAGCTTTCCTCAGCGATTCCTATTGGGGCCGTTACTTAACCTGTGCCGTCTTTCAGGTCTTCTTTGTAATG GGCTTGGGGTTAATGTCACTTACATCTTGGCTTTTTCTGATCCATCCATCTGGTTGTGGCGATGGAGAAAAACTTTGCAATCCCCCATCCAAAGCTGGTGTTATTCTTTTTTACCTATCAATATATTTAGTGGCATTTGGATATGGTGGTCACCAACCTACTATAGCAACATTTGGAGCGGACCAATTTGATGAGGCAGATCCTGAACAGCAAAGTTCCAGAGCAGTTTTCTTCTCTTATTTCTACTTTGCACTCAACGTGGGGTGTCTCTTCTCAAACACCATCTTAGTTTATTATGAGGATCATGGATATTGGAATATAGGGTTTCTGGTCTCATTAGGGTCAGCAGTCATAGCCCTATTGTCCTATTTGATGGGATCAAGTCGGTATCGGTATATAAAACCATGTGGCAACCCTTTACCTCGTGTTGCTCAGGTGTTTGTGGCTGCTGCTAGAAAATGGCATGTTGTTCCAGCTGATCCAGATAATCTGTATGAGATGGAAGGAAAAGAATCTGCAATCAAAGGGAGTAGAAAGATTCTTCACAGTAATGAAATAGA GTTTTTGGACAAGGCAGCAACGATAACGGacagggatcaaaatgagaaaaACCCTTGGAGGCTTTGTACTGTAACCCAAGTCGAAGAAGCCAAATGCGTCCTGAAACTTCTACCTATTTGGCTTTGCACTATTATTTACTCAGTGATCTTCACACAAATGGCTTCTCTATTCGTAGAGCAAGGTGATGTGATGCATGCCCAAATCGGAAATTTTCATATCCCAGCTGCTAGCATGTCAGCTTTTGACATATGCAGCGTCCTAATCTCCACCGGAATTTACCGCCAAGTCCTTGTGCCTTTAGCTGGAAGATTAAGTGGAAACCCTAAAGGGTTATCAGAGCTTCAGAGAATGGGAATTGGACTAATTATTGGAATGTTAGCAATGGTTGCAGCTGGTGCCACGGAGATTGCAAGGCTCCAATATGTGGAGCAGGGTAAGAAAGTAAGCTCTTTGAGCATATTTTGGCAAATTCCACAATATGTTTTTGTTGGTGTTTCAGAAGTTTTCATGTATGTTGGTCAACTTGAGTTCTTTAATGGAGAAGCCCCAGATGGGATAAAAAGCTTTGGAAGTTCTTTGTGCATGGCTTCAATCTCTCTTGGGAATTATGTGAGCAGTATGCTAGTTGCTATGGTGATGGGGATTACAGCAAGAGGTTCAGACCCAGGTTGGATACCAAATAATTTGAATGAAGGTCATATGGACAGGTTCTACTTCTTGATTGCAGGACTAACAGTTCTCGactttgctttttatttatatCTTGCTAAGAGGTACAAGTACATTAACCTTGAAGGCCCTGAGAATGAAGAGGTTAGTCAAGAAAGTCAGGATGATGAGGTGCTCAGAAGTGTTTAG
- the LOC112164376 gene encoding AP2/ERF and B3 domain-containing transcription factor At1g50680 — protein MEDEASTMINSSALKNNNSVVVPGETSGSNDTNFELRPTKRLRHDNDVSLAKFKGVVPQQNGHWGAQIYANHQRIWLGTFKSENEAAMAYDSAAIKLRKGNESHRNFPWTNMTIQEPDFQSHLTTEEVIKMIRDGSYPSKFGAFVRSQTQSQSEEVGKGTPSQITVHGNGQVLCRQLFQKELTPSDVGKLNRLVIPKKYAVKYFPCICETMEENGVDDVELVFYDKVMRAWKFRYCYWKSSQSFVFTRGWNRFVKENSLKANDVITFYTCESAELIRDESGEVTTTFSLIDVMHGEAENNKCLVEKEGKLELHLSGNSSYKLQEGECKHGEENKTSMVEEKGVRLFGVNIN, from the coding sequence ATGGAAGATGAAGCATCAACCATGATTAATTCAAGTGCCCTTAAAAACAATAACAGCGTTGTAGTGCCGGGAGAAACGTCGGGTTCAAACGACACCAATTTTGAACTTCGCCCGACTAAGCGTTTGAGGCATGACAATGATGTCTCACTTGCAAAATTCAAAGGAGTGgtgccacaacaaaatggtcATTGGGGTGCACAGATATACGCAAACCACCAAAGAATTTGGCTTGGCACTTTCAAATCAGAGAACGAAGCGGCCATGGCTTACGATAGTGCTGCAATCAAGCTCCGAAAAGGTAACGAGTCCCATAGAAATTTCCCTTGGACCAACATGACCATTCAAGAGCCTGATTTCCAAAGCCATCTCACCACAGAAGAAGTAATTAAAATGATTAGGGACGGTTCGTATCCATCCAAATTTGGTGCCTTCGTTAGGTCACAAACACAGTCTCAGAGTGAGGAAGTTGGAAAGGGTACTCCCAGCCAAATTACGgtacatgggaatggacaagtACTGTGTAGGCAACTATTTCAAAAGGAATTGACACCTAGCGATGTGGGTAAGCTTAATAGGCTTGTGATACCGAAGAAATATGCTGTCAAGTATTTTCCTTGTATTTGTGAGACTATGGAAGAAAATGGGGTTGACGATGTTGAGCTAGTTTTCTATGACAAGGTCATGAGGGCATGGAAATTTAGGTATTGCTATTGGAAGAGTAGTCAAAGTTTTGTCTTCACAAGGGGTTGGAATCGGTTTGTGAAGGAAAACAGCTTGAAGGCAAATGATGTGATCACATTCTATACATGTGAGAGTGCTGAGTTAATAAGAGATGAAAGTGGAGAAGTTACTACTACATTTTCCTTGATTGATGTAATGCATGGTGAGGCAGAAAACAACAAATGTTTAGTTGAGAAGGAGGGGAAACTGGAACTACATCTGAGCGGAAATAGCAGCTACAAATTGCAAGAAGGTGAATGTAAACATGGTGAAGAAAATAAGACATCCATGGTGGAGGAAAAAGGAGTTAGGCTCTTTGGTGTGAATATTAATTAA